Proteins found in one Paenibacillus dendritiformis genomic segment:
- a CDS encoding sulfate/molybdate ABC transporter ATP-binding protein: protein MHIEVRQLNKWFGAYHAVRDVSFSVEPGQLIGLLGPSGGGKTSVLRMLAGLEHPDRGEILFQGTVVNDVPPQQRGIGFVFQNYALFKHMNVYDNIAFGLHIQKWPKPRIRERVAELLELTGLSGVERRYPHQLSGGQRQRVAFARALAPEPQLLLLDEPFAAIDAKIRQELRSWLRELIERVGITSIFVTHDQDEAIEVADEIMIINQGRVEQKGTPWEIYKMPETPFVAEFIGESTILNDIYALKGFEMLDAGGEMRILIRPEYIEVGREGEVRLASASESGRVKAVHFRGSEWMVEVQVGDLVLKTYRSLERPQLQAGEQVQVLIHRVYMFEGDESWVVENRLKSELVPVHITG, encoded by the coding sequence ATGCATATCGAGGTTCGCCAGTTAAATAAATGGTTCGGCGCCTATCACGCCGTTCGGGATGTTAGCTTCTCCGTCGAACCCGGCCAGCTCATCGGCCTGCTCGGGCCGAGCGGCGGCGGGAAGACATCGGTGCTGCGGATGCTGGCCGGGCTGGAACATCCGGATCGAGGCGAGATATTGTTCCAGGGGACCGTCGTCAATGATGTGCCTCCGCAGCAGCGGGGCATCGGCTTCGTGTTCCAGAACTATGCGCTGTTCAAGCATATGAATGTCTATGACAACATTGCCTTCGGGCTGCATATTCAGAAATGGCCGAAGCCGCGGATTCGTGAACGTGTAGCCGAGCTCTTGGAGCTGACCGGACTATCCGGAGTGGAACGGAGGTACCCGCATCAGCTGTCCGGCGGGCAGCGGCAGCGGGTCGCATTCGCCCGGGCGCTGGCCCCTGAGCCGCAGCTGCTGCTCCTCGACGAGCCGTTCGCGGCCATTGATGCGAAGATTCGCCAGGAGCTGCGAAGCTGGCTGCGGGAGCTGATCGAGCGCGTAGGCATCACCTCGATTTTCGTGACGCATGATCAGGACGAGGCGATCGAGGTGGCGGATGAGATTATGATCATCAACCAGGGACGCGTCGAGCAGAAAGGGACGCCATGGGAAATCTATAAAATGCCGGAGACGCCTTTTGTCGCCGAATTCATTGGGGAATCGACCATTTTGAATGATATATACGCCTTGAAAGGGTTTGAAATGCTGGACGCCGGGGGAGAGATGAGAATCCTTATTCGGCCGGAATATATCGAGGTCGGGAGGGAAGGCGAGGTAAGGCTGGCGTCCGCGAGCGAGTCCGGACGCGTCAAGGCGGTCCATTTCCGGGGCAGCGAATGGATGGTAGAGGTCCAGGTGGGCGATCTGGTGCTGAAAACGTACCGTTCCTTGGAAAGACCGCAGCTTCAGGCAGGCGAGCAGGTCCAGGTTCTGATCCATCGCGTCTATATGTTCGAGGGAGACGAGAGCTGGGTGGTCGAGAACCGGCTGAAGTCGGAGCTTGTGCCTGTTCATATTACGGGCTGA